The DNA window ATTACTACTCGTTCTTTTTCTACAGGAACCGATACTTTAGCAGTTTCAGTTTCAACTCGTTTGCCTACTGTTACCGCACCAGTTCTAAAGCGCTCTTTGTTGGCAATCAAGCGTTCTTCATAAAGCTTCAAGTTCTGGTGATTTTGTTCGTTAACACCATATAAATTGGGTTCGCGATCGTAGGAATAGGTATCGCGATTGTAGGAATCTACTGCATTAGTAGCATCTACTCGGCTGGTAGTGTCTACTGCGCCTGTAGTACCATAACCCGCACTACCTCTGTAACTATTTCTGACTCTTTCTTCGTAGTCATAATCGACAGTCATGTCGCTGTCGTACTTAGGAAGATTTTCGGCTTGTTCTTTGGTTAATCCCTGGGCATAAATTCTGTTGCGACTGCGATCGATTCTAGCGCGACCCATAGGCAATAAAACTTTTTTACCAAAAATCCAGAAACCCGTATCGATGACCAGATAGCGGAAATTACCATCGCGGTCGACGAGAATATCGTGAACCGAACCTAATTTATCATCGCGATCGCTATAGGCAGAGTAGTTAGTAAGGCGATCTTCACCAAAAACATTTTCGTAATCTGGATACAGATCTCTTATTTTGTAGAGATTGACGTTTGGCTGAGTTCTAAAGTTATTTTTGTTGCTGGTAAAGCTGTTTTGATAACCTTGCCAATTATCATGGTCGCGATCGTTTAATCCATACAAGTCGGGATCGCGATCGTAACTATAGGTTGTATTATCGTAGGTAGAATTCATAGTATTGGCAGTACCCATGGTGTTGGTAGTACCCATGCTTCCCATAGTTCCCGCAGTTCCTGCCGTAGTTCCCATAGTTGCAGCGGTTCCTGCCGTAGTTCCCATAGTGCCGTATCCCGCACCACCTCTATAAGAATTTCTGACTCTTTCTTCGTAGTCGTAGTCAACGGTCATCTCGTCACTATATTCAGGAAGATGTTCTACCTGATCCTTAGTCAAACCTTGAGCGTAAACTCTTTCTTGACCATAATCAATGCTGGCACGACCTATAGGTAGCAATACTTTCTTGCCCAAGAACCAGAATCCAGTATCGACTACTAAATAGCGAAAGCGTCCGCTTTCATCTACCAAAATATCGTGTACCGAACCGACTTTATCGTTAGTATCTGCATACACGGAAAAACTTTTGATATCGTCTCCACCAAAAATATCCTGTTTGTAATCGGGATATAAGTCTGCTATTCTTGTTAAAACCATAAAATAGTCCTCCTATTTTTTTAAATTGAATATTTATACAATTTTTGTCTGTACAGTTTTTACATTAATATTATTTTTAATTAGTTTCATCTAACTAATGAAATAGATAATTATGAAACTTAAAAGTACTATCTTTAGATAGACTCTAAAGCATTAATTATATGAATTTGGCAGTAAAACAAATTAACTATCTATCTTTGGAATTAAAATAGACATAAAATACTTTATTTTCTCGAACTAGTTATTGGCAATTTGAAAAACAATTTGAAACTTTTGAATTGCAATCGCTTTACTTAAGCTATTTTTCTTAACTAGTTTTTTACTTTTTAAACTAATCGAGCAATTTTTAACCTGCAGTAATTACCGTAAGTCTTTAGCTAAGAGAAAGTTTTACAATAAATTACAATAAAATTTATAGAAAATAGAAAAAAGTAACTGTTTTTGAATTATGTTACGAAAAATTGTAGCTATATTAATTTCATTGTCTTTGTGCTGTACTTTAGTTGGCTGTGGTACGGCAAATTCAGCCCAGACTCAACCTGTATTTAATAAAAGTTCCGATCTTGCCTCTACACCAACATCTATAGTTGATGGTACATATCCCGTGCAGCAGGCTACTTATGATGATGCTACGGGAGAATACAGCTTGATGCTGCTTAATACTCCTCCTGGAACATCTCCAGTATTAAAAACGGATAAGCTACAGATGGCGCGTCTTAGTGATGAAGAAATTACTAATGGCAAAAAAACTTATCTTCAAGTCGATCGCGGTCAACCAGTGATGTATTTATCCGAAGATTTTAAAATTGAATACGTACACAACGTTACCGAAACCGTTAGTAATCCTCAAACTGGTCAACCAGAAACAGTAGTAGTTAGAAGGGAATCAAACTTTTGGACTCCGTTTGCTGGTGCTTTAGCAGGACAAGCCATCGGCAGCCTATTGTTTACACCTCATTACTATGTACCCCCAGTTTATCAATCGGGAGGAATTATCACGGGCTATGGTGGCTATGGTCGCAGTTATTCTCAAGCTGTCAACAGCTATCGCGATCGCTATAATGCACCACCTGCAGCAGTACAAAATCGACGTACTTTAAGAACTACTGGCAGCATTAGAAATGCGTCTGGTAATAGAAATACTTTTGGTAGTAAAGCGAATAACAACAGCCGCGCTACAGGTTCTGGTGTTGGTTCTAGCACCTTGCGCTCTTCTGGTAAATCTTCCTCGAAACAATATCAGCGTCCGAGTAGCTTTGGCAGTAGCAGTCGCAGTCGAATGAGAACTAGAACTAGAAGCTTTAGCAGACGTAGAAGATAAAAAGTTTAACTAAAAATCAACTTTGGTTTTGGGCGATCGGTTGCGCGATCGCTTTTTTTAGCTTAAAAAAACATAAAAAGAAAAAAGCTTTGGGAGTCTTGCCGTGTTTCGACCCCAAAGCTTTTCTCTCTTACACTTACTCCTCACACACAATTAATAGTTTAAACAATCTATATAGTTTTAGCTACCTTAAAGTGACAGTTTGTAGATTGACCTAAGTATGGTGGCTAAAATGCTGGCTGCGTTATAAAGAAAAATTCCTAAATTAATCCCAATTTAACTCAATCGACTTAAATTTACTTTATATGTAAAGACAGATTAATAAAGAATTAGTCCAACATTTACTATTACTATGCAAATTTAGCATTGTCAAACTATGACTTAATTTTGTTACCCTTTTACTAAATAAATAAGTGAAACTACCGATGAGTGAAAGCCAGGAAATAACTACCTCACAGCTTGCCAAACAACTAGCTGCCATTCAAGAACAGTTAACCAAAATGACTGGCCGCTTTGATGCAATTGAGGAACGTTTAGAAACGATATCGGCTCTACCCAAGAAAATGAGCGAGTTAGAAGACGATTTAATGTTACTTGGCGATCGCTACAGATATAAAAATCTCCAGCAATATTTAGCCGAGGAAAACTGGTTTGAAGCAGATAAAGAAACCATCAGATTAATTTTGGCAGTATCAAAACGAGAAATTGAAGAACTAACTCCAGAGGATATCCAACATTTTCCCTGTAACGATCTAATGGTAATCGATCGCCTGTGGAGCAAATATAGTAACGGTCGCTTTGGTTTTAGCGTTCAGCTAAACGCCTATCAAAAATTAGGAGGTAATTTAGATAGTACGGTCGAACAAAACCAGCAGTTAATCGAACAATGGGGAGAAAATTTGGGATGGCGTAAAAATAACCGCTGGCTTAAGTGTAAAGACTTGGATTTTAGTTTGAACGCACCTGAAGGTTGTCATCCTTCGCGGTGGTGGAATTCTCCTTATGGTTCTAAAATGACCAACTTTTTTTTAGGGAGATTGATGACCTGCAAATTAGCAAAACATAGCGAAATAGATATGAGAGGACGGGAGGAGGTTTAGAAAAGCTATAAACTATAAGCTTTTGACTGGTTAGTACGAAAATTATAACCTCTGGTTGTTTATTAAATTTACGATCGACTACAGGAGTAATATTAATGGCTGCTACTCTTTCTTTAGATAATAGTTTGACTACGGTAATTATTATTTTTGAGGTCTTACCAGAACTACAGCAAAAATTAATCGAGGCAATTAAAAACTTTACGCAAACGGTCAAAACCCAGCCTGGTTTTGTCTCAGCTAATTTGCATCAAAGTATTGATGGAGTTAAAGTGGCTAACTACGCTCAATGGGAGAGTTCAAAAGCTTATCAGGCTTTTATAGCTAATACCGAAGTTCAAGCGCAAGCCGAAGGATTGCTTAAATTAGGCAAACCAGATTCTCAAGTCTATGAAATTGTCGCGTCTGAGTCAAAAGTCGGTACGCCCAAAATTGTTGAGCGACAATACTTCGCTCACTTTGCCGAATTTAGGATGTCCTCAGATAAACAACCGCGCATGGTGGAATTAGCCAAAGAACACATCAAACCAGCAATGAAACAAAAAGGTTTAGTTTCGGCGACTTTTCATCGTAGTTTGGATGGTACTCGCGTGATTAATTACGGACACTGGGAAAATAAAGAGGCGATCGAGGAATTGCAGAAACAACCTGGATTTAATACTCAAAAATCTCCTTACTGGGAAGGTGTGGCGGAGAACGAATTTCATCTCTATGAAGTGGTTTATACCGAAACTGCTGCCTAACTATTACTAAAAATAAATTGTGCTATGGCTAAACCAACGATACTAACGGTAGATGACGATTTAGAAGTCTTAAGTGCGATCGCTCGCGACTTGAGAAAACAATATGGCGGTCGCTTTCGGATCTTACGTGCTAACTCTGGAACATCGGCAGTAGAAACCCTAGAACAGCTAAAGTTACGCAACGAAACCGTAGCTTTGTTTCTCACCGATCAAAGAATGCCCCAAATGAGCGGTGTAGAGTTTATCGAACGGGCAACACCTATGTTTCCCGCAGCCAAACGAGTATTGTTAACTGCCTACGCCGACACCGATGCGGCGATTAGAGCGATCAATTCTGCCAGACTGGATTACTACCTGCTCAAACCCTGGGATCCACCAGAAGAACAGCTATATCCTATTCTTGACGATCTTTTAGATGACTGGCTAGCAGTGTATCGCCCTGCTTTTGAAGGTATACGGGTTATAGGCGATCGCTGGTCGCCTTGTTCTCATAGCGTCAAAGACTTTCTTGCCCGCAATCAAATTCCCTATCAGTGGCTGGATGTAGAACTAGAACCAGAAGCCGAAAAGCTGATTGACTATGTAGGTAATAATGGCGATCGTCCCAAGCTGCCACTAGTACTATTTGCCAATGGTGACAGATTAGAACAGCCTACCAACATCGAGGTCGCCTCAAAAATCGGTCTGCAAACAAGAGCAGAAAAACCTTTTTACGACTTGGTAATCGTTGGCGGTGGTCCTGCTGGTTTAGCTGCAGCAGTTTATGGTGCTTCTGAGGGGTTGAGTACGGTAGCAATTGAAAGATCCGCACCAGGGGGACAGGCAGGATCGAGTTCGCGCATTGAAAACTATCTTGGTTTTCCTGTCGGGTTGAGTGGTGACGACTTAGCTAGAAGGGCTGTTACCCAAGCCAAGCGCTTCGGCGTAGAAATTTTAACTCCCCAGGAAGCTGTAGAAGTGAGAGTTGAAGATCCCTATCGCATCGTCAAATTAGCCGACGGTAGCGAGATTAATTGTCATGCTTTGCTAATTGCCACAGGGGTACACTGGCGTAGATTGAATCTTCCAGGTTGCGATCGCCTGACTGGACGGGGTATTTATTACGGTGCGGCTAAAACTGAGGCGATCTCTTGTCAGGACGAACACGTTTATTTAGTAGGTGGTGCTAATTCTGCGGGACAGGCAGCGATGTACTTTTCACAATATGCCCGCCAGGTAACGATGTTGGTTAGGGGAGATTCACTAACTAAAAGTATGTCGCAATATCTCATCGACCAAATTGAAGCTACTGATAATATTGAGGTTTTGACTTATACAGAAGTCGTAGAAGTAGAAGGCGAAAAAAGCCTGGAGGCTATAACTTTATTGCACAACGATACGGGAGAAAAAGAACGAGTAGATGCCAACTCTTTGTTTATTTTTATCGGTGCCAAACCAGAAACCGATTGGCTAGATGGAGTAGTAGCTAAAGATGAAAAAGGCTTTATCTATGCAGGTTCGGACTTAAAAAAACACCAGCATTTTCGCGGCTGGCATTTAGAACGAGATCCTTATTTATTAGAAACCAGCGTTCCTGGGATCTTTGTCGCTGGCGACGTACGCCACAATTCTGTCAAACGAGTGGCTTCTGGCGTGGGGGAAGGTTCGATTGCGATTATGTTCGTCCATCGTTATTTAGCAGAAGCGAAAGCATAATCTCCGTAGGGGCGATACTCTTACGAGAAGGCTTACGCCAACGCGAATCGCCCTTACACTATTATGGCAACGCCAATTGCACGTATATTAGGTGTGCATCGTGGCAACAGAACCGCCATCAACACGATAGTTGGCACCAACGACAAAGCTAGAATGCTGAGAACATAAGAAAGCAATTACTGCCGCTACCTCTTGTGCCTTACCGCGTCTTTGTAGCTCTAGGTGAGGACGTTTTTCTTTTAAGAAAGTGGAAATTGCCTCATCAAAACTCATATTGTTTTCGTTAGCTCTTTGCTCCATCATCGCGTCGGTCATGGGAGTAGCAATGTAGGCAGGAGAGACAGCATTTACCAAAACACCATCTTTGGCGAAGAACTTAGATAAATTTTTCGAGAGATTCAATACTGCTGCTTTAGCGGCACAATAAGGCATTTCGTCGGTGTAAGGCTGGACGGCATCTTCTGAAGAAATTAAGACAACTCTTCCCCAACCAGACTTTTGCATCAGGGGAATAAAAGCCCGACAGACTCGTACCGCCGCCATAAAGTCTACCTCGATAGTTTCATACCAGTCTTCGTCAGTTAGTTCTAAAAAAGGGTCGGTCGCGCCAGTTATTCCCGCACAGTTGACTAAAATATCTACCGTAC is part of the Myxosarcina sp. GI1 genome and encodes:
- a CDS encoding SDR family NAD(P)-dependent oxidoreductase; this translates as MDFGIKGKVALITGGDSGIGKATAKLLADEGVKIALLDKTADKLQSTVDEINKIGEAMGVSADLTKLDAVENAKKQIVDRFGTVDILVNCAGITGATDPFLELTDEDWYETIEVDFMAAVRVCRAFIPLMQKSGWGRVVLISSEDAVQPYTDEMPYCAAKAAVLNLSKNLSKFFAKDGVLVNAVSPAYIATPMTDAMMEQRANENNMSFDEAISTFLKEKRPHLELQRRGKAQEVAAVIAFLCSQHSSFVVGANYRVDGGSVATMHT
- a CDS encoding DUF2382 domain-containing protein — protein: MVLTRIADLYPDYKQDIFGGDDIKSFSVYADTNDKVGSVHDILVDESGRFRYLVVDTGFWFLGKKVLLPIGRASIDYGQERVYAQGLTKDQVEHLPEYSDEMTVDYDYEERVRNSYRGGAGYGTMGTTAGTAATMGTTAGTAGTMGSMGTTNTMGTANTMNSTYDNTTYSYDRDPDLYGLNDRDHDNWQGYQNSFTSNKNNFRTQPNVNLYKIRDLYPDYENVFGEDRLTNYSAYSDRDDKLGSVHDILVDRDGNFRYLVIDTGFWIFGKKVLLPMGRARIDRSRNRIYAQGLTKEQAENLPKYDSDMTVDYDYEERVRNSYRGSAGYGTTGAVDTTSRVDATNAVDSYNRDTYSYDREPNLYGVNEQNHQNLKLYEERLIANKERFRTGAVTVGKRVETETAKVSVPVEKERVVIERTNPTDTTAVTPGTANFNEGEVARVEVYEETADIDKQAFVREEVSVRKEVERDTVTAEERIRREELDIDTDGNPVVDR
- a CDS encoding GUN4 domain-containing protein, which produces MSESQEITTSQLAKQLAAIQEQLTKMTGRFDAIEERLETISALPKKMSELEDDLMLLGDRYRYKNLQQYLAEENWFEADKETIRLILAVSKREIEELTPEDIQHFPCNDLMVIDRLWSKYSNGRFGFSVQLNAYQKLGGNLDSTVEQNQQLIEQWGENLGWRKNNRWLKCKDLDFSLNAPEGCHPSRWWNSPYGSKMTNFFLGRLMTCKLAKHSEIDMRGREEV
- a CDS encoding antibiotic biosynthesis monooxygenase: MAATLSLDNSLTTVIIIFEVLPELQQKLIEAIKNFTQTVKTQPGFVSANLHQSIDGVKVANYAQWESSKAYQAFIANTEVQAQAEGLLKLGKPDSQVYEIVASESKVGTPKIVERQYFAHFAEFRMSSDKQPRMVELAKEHIKPAMKQKGLVSATFHRSLDGTRVINYGHWENKEAIEELQKQPGFNTQKSPYWEGVAENEFHLYEVVYTETAA
- a CDS encoding FAD-dependent oxidoreductase, giving the protein MAKPTILTVDDDLEVLSAIARDLRKQYGGRFRILRANSGTSAVETLEQLKLRNETVALFLTDQRMPQMSGVEFIERATPMFPAAKRVLLTAYADTDAAIRAINSARLDYYLLKPWDPPEEQLYPILDDLLDDWLAVYRPAFEGIRVIGDRWSPCSHSVKDFLARNQIPYQWLDVELEPEAEKLIDYVGNNGDRPKLPLVLFANGDRLEQPTNIEVASKIGLQTRAEKPFYDLVIVGGGPAGLAAAVYGASEGLSTVAIERSAPGGQAGSSSRIENYLGFPVGLSGDDLARRAVTQAKRFGVEILTPQEAVEVRVEDPYRIVKLADGSEINCHALLIATGVHWRRLNLPGCDRLTGRGIYYGAAKTEAISCQDEHVYLVGGANSAGQAAMYFSQYARQVTMLVRGDSLTKSMSQYLIDQIEATDNIEVLTYTEVVEVEGEKSLEAITLLHNDTGEKERVDANSLFIFIGAKPETDWLDGVVAKDEKGFIYAGSDLKKHQHFRGWHLERDPYLLETSVPGIFVAGDVRHNSVKRVASGVGEGSIAIMFVHRYLAEAKA